The Hymenobacter baengnokdamensis genome includes a region encoding these proteins:
- a CDS encoding DUF5686 and carboxypeptidase regulatory-like domain-containing protein — translation MAIATRMRFYLSLIGWLLLVGAAHAGIIRGKVSGPDGAGLPFANVAVRGSATSTGSNEQGQYQLRLAAGSYQLVFQYVGYRPRTETVRVPTNDSTLTFNITLVPESYSLTEVTVRGSDRDPAYAIIQHAQQWRAYHQREVAAFRARIYIKSLGRLSETPSKIFGLIKVGPDVKPGIFYLSESLSDIAFTQPDVVKEHMLSSRVSGDSHGISFNRASAGRGLSFYNNLVKSGFSERGFVSPIAANALLFYQYELVGSTQQNGELVHKIRVIPRRRSDPVFAGFIYIVDGSWRLHSVDLRLTKDAQLDYVDDLHIEQLFAPAPGAPHAWVIQSQKLAVDFSAFGFKGTGYVTAVFSNYNHVVPTYPAPPEARPLVPAPGSPPGTPPAIAPVTTKELTRQIRREKPNLAGLNRQVRRQVQQARRDSLRHDPIARMKKGEVQLIEKGVNERDTTYWSQARPVPLTEEEKLDYHKKDSSEVVRKSRPYQDSLDRKRNALSPGKLLLTGYTYSNSFAKRSFVVAPIFNELQYNTVEGYVLNAQATYTQRTDDRRFVNLTPTLRYGFSNKQLQPSLTANWQLDPVKLRQLGLVAGRTVENFDRNSQLTPFINTTYSLYANRNYAKLYRRDGAELSYFWEPVNGLTVRGAASYFNRVELVNTADYLWHDVPGRAFTPNQPVAEEAPQGTGFGSSQAATLGLSLSYKPGQRYITRPDGKFNLGSKWPTFNVQGRLAVPHVLGADVRYLLLQASVRHAMQFGLLGTSSVQAVVGGFVGKQEGMTFADYRHFSGNRTLLAANFNEFQLLDYYQYSTRASYFEGHFNHHFNGFIFNKIPLLRALKWQEVLSFNYLHTAQIGQYVELGAGVEHIFKVVRVDFYTGLQSGQRVGTGVRIGLGF, via the coding sequence ATGGCTATCGCTACTCGGATGCGTTTTTACTTATCGCTCATCGGCTGGCTATTGCTGGTCGGCGCGGCTCATGCGGGCATCATCAGGGGCAAGGTCAGCGGCCCCGACGGCGCGGGCCTGCCTTTTGCCAACGTGGCCGTGCGCGGCTCAGCCACCAGCACGGGCTCCAATGAGCAGGGCCAGTACCAGCTACGGCTCGCGGCGGGCTCTTACCAGCTTGTTTTTCAGTATGTAGGCTACCGCCCCCGCACCGAAACCGTGCGCGTGCCCACCAATGACTCTACCCTGACCTTTAATATAACGCTGGTTCCGGAGTCGTACAGCCTGACGGAGGTGACAGTGCGCGGCTCCGACCGCGACCCGGCTTACGCCATTATTCAGCACGCGCAGCAGTGGCGGGCCTACCACCAGCGCGAGGTAGCCGCCTTCCGGGCCCGCATCTACATCAAAAGCCTGGGCCGCCTTAGCGAAACGCCCAGCAAGATTTTTGGGCTTATAAAAGTTGGCCCCGATGTTAAGCCCGGCATTTTTTATTTATCCGAAAGCTTGTCGGACATTGCTTTTACGCAGCCCGATGTGGTAAAAGAGCACATGCTGTCGAGCCGGGTCAGCGGCGACTCGCACGGCATCAGCTTCAACCGCGCCAGCGCCGGGCGCGGCCTCAGCTTTTATAATAACCTGGTAAAATCGGGCTTTTCGGAGCGCGGCTTCGTGTCGCCGATTGCCGCCAATGCCCTGCTCTTTTACCAGTACGAGCTGGTGGGCAGCACCCAGCAAAACGGCGAGCTGGTGCATAAAATCCGCGTTATCCCGCGCCGCCGCTCCGACCCGGTTTTTGCGGGTTTTATCTATATAGTAGATGGCTCATGGAGGCTGCATTCTGTAGACCTGCGCCTCACCAAAGATGCCCAGCTCGATTACGTCGACGACCTGCACATCGAGCAGCTGTTTGCCCCCGCGCCGGGTGCGCCGCACGCCTGGGTTATTCAGTCGCAGAAGCTGGCCGTCGATTTTTCGGCCTTCGGCTTTAAAGGCACGGGCTACGTCACGGCCGTTTTTTCCAACTACAACCACGTAGTGCCCACTTACCCCGCGCCCCCCGAGGCCCGGCCCCTGGTGCCGGCGCCCGGCAGCCCGCCCGGTACGCCGCCGGCCATAGCGCCCGTCACCACCAAGGAACTGACGCGCCAGATTCGGCGCGAAAAGCCCAACTTGGCGGGCCTCAACCGGCAGGTGCGCCGCCAGGTGCAGCAGGCCCGGCGCGACTCACTGCGCCACGACCCCATTGCCCGCATGAAAAAAGGCGAGGTGCAGCTCATCGAAAAAGGCGTGAACGAGCGCGATACCACCTACTGGAGCCAGGCGCGCCCGGTGCCCCTCACAGAAGAAGAAAAGCTTGACTATCACAAAAAGGACAGCAGCGAGGTGGTGCGCAAGTCGCGCCCCTACCAGGACTCCCTCGACCGCAAGCGCAATGCCCTCAGCCCCGGCAAGCTGCTGCTCACGGGCTACACCTACAGCAATAGCTTCGCCAAGCGCAGCTTCGTGGTAGCCCCCATCTTCAACGAGCTGCAATACAACACGGTAGAGGGCTACGTGCTGAACGCCCAGGCCACCTACACCCAGCGCACCGACGACCGCCGCTTCGTGAACCTGACGCCTACTTTGCGCTACGGCTTCAGCAACAAGCAGCTGCAGCCCAGCCTCACCGCAAACTGGCAGCTCGACCCGGTGAAGCTGCGCCAGCTAGGCCTGGTGGCGGGCCGCACCGTCGAGAACTTCGACCGCAACTCGCAGCTCACGCCGTTTATCAACACCACGTATTCGCTTTATGCCAACCGCAACTACGCCAAGCTCTACCGGCGCGATGGGGCCGAGCTAAGCTACTTCTGGGAGCCGGTGAATGGCCTCACGGTGCGCGGTGCGGCCAGCTACTTCAACCGGGTGGAGCTGGTAAATACCGCCGACTACCTCTGGCACGACGTGCCGGGCCGCGCCTTCACCCCCAACCAGCCCGTGGCCGAGGAAGCACCGCAGGGCACCGGCTTTGGCAGCAGCCAGGCCGCTACGCTGGGCCTGAGCCTCAGCTACAAGCCCGGCCAGCGCTACATCACCCGGCCCGATGGCAAGTTCAACCTGGGCTCGAAGTGGCCGACCTTCAACGTGCAGGGCCGGCTGGCCGTGCCGCACGTGCTGGGAGCCGACGTGCGCTACCTGCTGCTGCAAGCCTCGGTGCGCCACGCTATGCAGTTCGGGCTGCTGGGCACCTCCTCGGTACAAGCCGTAGTGGGCGGCTTTGTGGGCAAGCAGGAAGGAATGACGTTTGCCGACTATCGCCATTTTTCGGGCAACCGCACCCTGCTGGCGGCTAACTTCAACGAGTTTCAACTGCTCGACTACTACCAGTACAGCACCCGCGCCAGCTACTTCGAAGGGCATTTCAACCACCATTTTAATGGCTTTATCTTCAATAAGATTCCGCTGCTGCGTGCGCTGAAATGGCAGGAAGTGTTGTCGTTCAACTACTTGCATACTGCTCAGATTGGACAGTATGTAGAGCTGGGCGCGGGCGTGGAGCACATTTTTAAAGTAGTGCGCGTCGACTTTTATACCGGCCTGCAAAGCGGGCAGCGCGTGGGCACAGGGGTAAGAATCGGGCTGGGTTTCTAG
- the rlmB gene encoding 23S rRNA (guanosine(2251)-2'-O)-methyltransferase RlmB → MENKDDRPLNDGFSDDYVPRRFREGPANNERRAARPAGGDDRRRTGSNDGASRARPQRPFYDERGRQVTPNRPAEGRGQERGSSPVYKEHTTRPAADRSIDMLFGLRPILEALNAGRTLDKIFLLRGTKNSLTQDISALAREANVPVSLVPLEKLEGLTRKNHQGAVAFVSPIDFAPLDSLLAGLFEEGKVPFLLLLDRVTDVRNFGAIARTAECMGVQALVVPAHGAAQINGDAVKTSAGALNILPVCREADLRQTINFLKESGLTVIACTEKADADLGHTEPATLSGPVAVVMGSEEDGISPELLRLCDQRLRIPMSGQIQSLNVGVAAGIMLFEVAKSRG, encoded by the coding sequence ATGGAGAACAAGGATGACCGCCCGCTAAACGACGGGTTCAGCGACGACTACGTGCCCCGCCGCTTTCGCGAAGGCCCTGCTAACAACGAGCGCCGGGCCGCCCGCCCGGCCGGCGGCGACGACCGCCGCCGTACCGGCAGCAACGACGGAGCCAGCAGAGCCCGCCCCCAGCGCCCGTTTTATGATGAGCGCGGCCGGCAGGTTACGCCCAACCGGCCGGCCGAAGGTCGCGGCCAGGAGCGCGGCAGCAGTCCCGTTTATAAAGAGCACACTACCCGCCCCGCTGCCGACCGTAGCATCGACATGCTCTTCGGGCTGCGCCCCATTCTGGAAGCGCTGAATGCGGGCCGGACGCTGGACAAGATTTTCCTGCTGCGGGGCACCAAAAACTCTCTCACGCAGGATATCTCGGCCCTGGCCCGCGAAGCCAACGTGCCCGTGTCGCTGGTGCCGCTCGAAAAGCTCGAAGGCCTCACCCGCAAAAACCACCAGGGCGCGGTGGCATTTGTGTCGCCCATCGACTTCGCCCCGCTCGACTCGCTGCTGGCCGGCTTGTTTGAGGAGGGGAAAGTGCCCTTTCTGCTGCTGCTCGACCGGGTGACCGACGTGCGCAACTTTGGCGCCATTGCCCGCACCGCCGAGTGCATGGGCGTGCAGGCGCTGGTAGTGCCCGCGCACGGCGCGGCCCAAATCAACGGCGACGCCGTAAAAACCTCGGCCGGCGCGCTCAACATCCTGCCCGTATGCCGCGAGGCCGACCTGCGCCAGACCATCAACTTTCTGAAGGAGAGCGGCCTTACCGTTATCGCCTGCACCGAAAAGGCCGATGCCGACCTCGGCCACACCGAGCCCGCCACCCTTAGCGGTCCCGTTGCCGTGGTGATGGGCTCGGAGGAAGACGGCATCTCGCCCGAACTGCTGCGCCTCTGCGACCAGCGCCTGCGCATCCCGATGAGCGGCCAGATTCAAAGCCTCAACGTGGGCGTTGCCGCCGGCATCATGCTGTTTGAGGTGGCGAAAAGCCGGGGGTAG
- a CDS encoding mannose-1-phosphate guanylyltransferase, whose translation MNHTYLVVMAGGIGSRFWPFSRTQYPKQFHDVLGVGRSMLQLTVDRFRGICPPENVFVVTNRDYIGLVHEHLPELLPSQILGEPIGRNTAPCIAYASYCIAQRDPQATLIISPADHAVLREEEFRRLIREAVEAARQHAVLITLGIQPSRPDTGYGYIQYMDGSMHRLPDSNLYKVKTFTEKPNADLARMFIDSGDFLWNAGLFVWRADVIIEAFHQCLSDIAEVFDEGKSQLGTPQEAAFIDEAYSRCRNISIDFGVMEKADNVYVLPADIGWSDLGTWDSLHQVSPHDAQGNVVDGEVLLYDTRDCLIKTPHERLVVVQGLEGYIVAEHDNVLLICQRSEEQRVKEFVADVKAKKGVGYN comes from the coding sequence ATGAATCATACTTATCTCGTCGTGATGGCGGGCGGAATCGGCAGTCGCTTCTGGCCGTTCAGCCGCACTCAGTACCCCAAGCAGTTTCATGATGTGCTGGGGGTAGGGCGCTCCATGCTACAGCTTACCGTGGACCGCTTTCGGGGTATCTGCCCACCCGAAAACGTATTTGTGGTTACCAATCGCGACTACATCGGGCTGGTGCACGAGCATTTGCCCGAGCTGCTGCCCAGCCAGATTCTGGGTGAGCCCATCGGCCGCAATACGGCTCCCTGCATTGCCTACGCCAGCTACTGCATTGCCCAGCGCGACCCGCAGGCTACGCTCATCATTTCTCCCGCCGACCATGCCGTGCTGCGCGAGGAAGAGTTCCGGCGACTGATTCGCGAAGCGGTGGAGGCGGCGCGCCAGCACGCGGTGCTTATTACGCTGGGTATTCAGCCCTCCCGGCCGGATACCGGGTATGGCTACATTCAATATATGGATGGATCTATGCATCGCCTGCCCGACAGCAATCTTTATAAGGTGAAAACATTCACTGAAAAGCCGAATGCTGACCTGGCCCGCATGTTTATCGATAGCGGCGACTTTCTATGGAATGCCGGCCTCTTTGTGTGGCGGGCCGATGTCATTATTGAGGCTTTTCACCAGTGCCTGAGCGACATTGCCGAAGTATTTGACGAGGGAAAAAGCCAGCTTGGCACGCCGCAGGAAGCCGCTTTTATCGACGAGGCTTACTCGCGCTGCCGCAACATCAGCATCGACTTCGGGGTGATGGAAAAAGCCGATAACGTGTACGTGCTGCCCGCCGATATCGGCTGGAGCGACCTCGGCACCTGGGACTCGCTGCACCAGGTGAGCCCCCACGATGCCCAGGGCAACGTAGTTGATGGCGAGGTGCTGCTCTATGATACCCGCGACTGTCTCATTAAAACACCCCACGAGCGCCTGGTGGTGGTGCAGGGCCTCGAAGGCTATATCGTGGCCGAGCACGACAACGTGCTGCTCATCTGCCAGCGCTCGGAGGAGCAGCGCGTGAAAGAGTTTGTGGCCGACGTGAAAGCCAAGAAGGGGGTAGGGTATAATTAG
- a CDS encoding 1-aminocyclopropane-1-carboxylate deaminase/D-cysteine desulfhydrase has product MTNNFLLPILHPAAERHGVRLLLWRDDLLNPDLPGNKARKLRYNLQAATAQGHARLLTFGGAYSNHLAAVATAGRLYGFATIGLVRGEEHQPLNPTLAQCVADGMALHYLDRATYRRRNEPEFLTDIRRQFGHPYLLPEGGTNALALRGVAELIGELRRHTDFDAVAVAAGTGGTLAGLALGLAEAAYPARALGIAALKGADFLRAEIDALTQAAANRPLTNYELHTGYHFGGYARLPLKLRAFIQQFQADYGVLLDPIYTGKLLFGVLDLIKKGHFTPGSTVVAVHTGGLQAWAGFL; this is encoded by the coding sequence ATGACAAACAATTTTTTACTTCCTATCCTCCACCCTGCCGCCGAGCGCCACGGCGTGCGCCTGCTGCTCTGGCGCGACGACCTACTCAACCCCGACCTGCCCGGCAACAAGGCCCGCAAGCTTAGGTACAACCTGCAAGCGGCCACTGCGCAGGGCCACGCGCGCCTGCTGACCTTCGGCGGCGCGTACTCCAACCACCTCGCGGCCGTAGCGACGGCGGGGCGGCTCTACGGGTTTGCCACTATTGGCCTGGTGCGCGGCGAAGAGCACCAGCCCCTCAACCCGACCCTGGCGCAGTGCGTGGCCGATGGCATGGCTCTGCACTATCTCGACCGCGCCACTTACCGCCGCCGCAATGAGCCGGAATTTTTAACCGACATCCGGCGGCAGTTCGGCCACCCCTATCTGCTGCCCGAGGGCGGCACCAATGCGCTGGCCCTGCGCGGCGTGGCCGAGCTTATCGGCGAGCTGCGCCGGCACACCGACTTCGATGCCGTGGCCGTGGCGGCCGGCACCGGCGGCACCCTGGCCGGCCTGGCGCTGGGGCTGGCCGAGGCCGCCTATCCGGCCCGCGCGCTGGGCATAGCGGCCCTGAAAGGCGCTGATTTTTTGCGCGCCGAGATTGACGCGCTGACGCAGGCCGCCGCCAACCGCCCGCTCACCAACTACGAGCTGCACACCGGCTACCACTTCGGCGGCTACGCCCGGCTGCCGCTTAAGCTACGGGCATTCATTCAGCAGTTTCAGGCTGACTATGGCGTGTTGCTCGACCCTATCTATACCGGCAAGCTGCTTTTTGGGGTGCTGGACCTTATCAAAAAAGGGCACTTTACGCCCGGCAGCACCGTGGTAGCCGTGCATACGGGTGGCCTGCAAGCCTGGGCGGGGTTCTTGTAG
- a CDS encoding dolichyl-phosphate beta-glucosyltransferase, translated as MQPPLVSFLIPAYNESVRLGHTLRQVLGYLNAQPYASEVLVVDDGSADDTAQVAEAFFADHAGRVATRVLSYQPNRGKGYAVRQGLLAAQGQVAVFSDADLSTPIEELPKLVNPLLAGTYDVVFGSRALDRSLIGVHQPWLREQSGRAFNLVMRLATGLPYWDTQCGFKAFRLAVCRPVVEAAVLDRFGFDVELLYLAYRAGLRLLEQPVRWNDAAGSKVSFLSGLGGFSELRQLRRRAARGYYDEALRLTRIAAANAAPLALSSQPAGG; from the coding sequence GTGCAGCCTCCTCTGGTTTCTTTCCTCATCCCAGCCTATAATGAAAGTGTGCGGCTAGGCCACACGCTCAGGCAGGTACTGGGGTATCTGAATGCCCAGCCGTATGCCAGCGAGGTGCTGGTAGTAGATGACGGCTCGGCCGACGATACGGCCCAGGTAGCGGAAGCTTTTTTTGCTGACCATGCTGGCCGGGTAGCTACCCGTGTGCTTAGCTACCAGCCCAATCGGGGTAAGGGCTACGCTGTGCGCCAGGGCTTGCTGGCAGCGCAGGGGCAGGTGGCCGTGTTTTCGGATGCCGACCTCTCGACGCCCATTGAAGAATTGCCCAAGCTAGTAAATCCGCTCCTGGCAGGCACCTACGACGTCGTTTTTGGTTCGCGGGCGCTCGACCGCAGCCTTATCGGGGTGCATCAGCCCTGGCTGCGTGAGCAGAGCGGCCGGGCCTTCAACCTGGTAATGCGCCTGGCTACCGGCCTGCCTTACTGGGACACGCAATGTGGCTTCAAGGCTTTTCGGCTGGCCGTGTGCCGCCCCGTAGTGGAGGCCGCCGTGCTCGACCGCTTCGGGTTTGATGTGGAGCTGCTGTATCTGGCCTACCGCGCCGGCCTGCGCCTGCTTGAGCAGCCTGTGCGCTGGAATGACGCGGCCGGCAGCAAAGTAAGCTTTCTAAGCGGCCTCGGCGGCTTTAGCGAGCTGCGGCAGCTGCGCCGCCGGGCTGCCCGGGGCTACTACGACGAGGCGCTGCGCCTCACGCGAATAGCCGCTGCCAATGCGGCGCCACTGGCCTTATCCAGCCAACCGGCCGGAGGGTAA
- a CDS encoding DMT family transporter — MRVSPGILYMLASTAMLAVVNVAVKKLAGVPTAEIIFARCLISLLLTSWQLHRTGVPVWGPPEARPNLLGRGIFGAGSLILGFLALKVLPLGGAITLSYLAPAVTAIAAIWLVNEPLRPWQGVFYAVAIAGVVLAKGTAGLLSAGVLLGVGSAVSSGLSSAFLRRVGAKVAPLVPVFYFNIVPLAIAFGWMLFGWKWPQGSDWLWLALAGVLTHVALWCTTLAFQEQRAGFLAALDYLGLIYAVALGYFVFGDKIRPSVYPGIALVLLGVGLNAWYSARHQQRPH; from the coding sequence ATGCGCGTTTCGCCCGGAATCCTCTATATGCTGGCTTCGACGGCTATGCTGGCCGTCGTCAACGTAGCCGTAAAGAAGCTGGCCGGCGTGCCCACGGCCGAAATCATTTTTGCCCGCTGCCTTATCTCGCTTCTGCTTACCAGCTGGCAGCTGCACCGCACCGGGGTGCCCGTGTGGGGCCCGCCCGAGGCGCGGCCCAACCTGCTGGGACGGGGCATTTTTGGGGCCGGCTCACTTATCCTGGGCTTTCTGGCGCTGAAGGTGCTGCCGCTGGGCGGCGCCATTACGCTCAGCTACCTCGCCCCGGCCGTGACGGCGATAGCCGCCATCTGGCTGGTGAATGAGCCACTACGGCCCTGGCAGGGCGTGTTTTACGCCGTGGCCATCGCAGGCGTAGTGCTGGCCAAAGGCACGGCCGGGCTCCTTTCGGCAGGAGTACTGCTAGGGGTAGGGTCGGCAGTATCGTCGGGGCTGAGCAGTGCTTTTTTGCGACGGGTGGGCGCCAAAGTTGCGCCGCTGGTACCGGTATTTTACTTCAACATCGTGCCGCTGGCTATTGCCTTCGGCTGGATGCTTTTTGGCTGGAAATGGCCCCAGGGCAGCGATTGGCTGTGGCTGGCGCTGGCCGGGGTACTTACCCACGTGGCGCTGTGGTGCACCACGCTGGCGTTTCAGGAGCAGCGGGCCGGCTTCCTGGCCGCCCTCGACTACCTGGGGCTCATCTATGCTGTTGCACTGGGCTATTTTGTATTCGGCGACAAAATCAGGCCCAGCGTCTATCCGGGCATCGCGCTGGTGCTGCTGGGCGTAGGCCTGAACGCCTGGTACTCGGCGCGGCACCAGCAACGGCCCCACTAA
- a CDS encoding DUF4230 domain-containing protein — MLPRLIRRLFPLLALVALGVFLWRKIGATLAGLNPLAAREPQVTVTHNTVLTQVEALGKLELVRYRFKDVVEYKRSAKYPFLPDAKAALIVGGEAVGCLDLRQLRPQDVTFEGDSVVRLILPAPELCAFQVDHSQSRVFSTENGFFQDAELVDEAYRYAEAQVRRSALQAGILAETQRNAQQILVPMLHTLTGRRVVIGQRLVVPGPPRKM, encoded by the coding sequence ATGCTGCCCCGCCTCATTCGCCGCCTGTTTCCGCTGCTTGCTCTCGTTGCCCTGGGGGTGTTTTTGTGGCGAAAAATCGGCGCTACGCTGGCAGGGCTTAATCCGCTGGCAGCCCGTGAGCCGCAGGTGACGGTGACCCACAACACGGTGCTTACCCAGGTAGAAGCCCTGGGCAAGCTGGAGCTGGTGCGCTACCGCTTTAAGGACGTGGTAGAGTACAAGCGCTCGGCTAAATACCCGTTTTTGCCCGATGCCAAGGCCGCGCTCATCGTGGGTGGCGAAGCCGTGGGCTGCCTCGACCTGCGCCAGCTAAGACCCCAGGACGTGACGTTCGAAGGCGACTCGGTGGTGCGCCTCATCCTGCCGGCCCCGGAGCTGTGCGCTTTCCAGGTCGACCATAGCCAGAGCCGGGTGTTCAGCACCGAAAACGGTTTTTTTCAGGATGCTGAGCTCGTTGATGAGGCCTATCGCTATGCCGAGGCGCAGGTGCGCCGCTCGGCCCTGCAAGCGGGCATTCTGGCCGAAACCCAGCGCAACGCCCAGCAGATTCTGGTGCCCATGCTGCACACGCTTACGGGACGGCGCGTGGTTATTGGCCAGCGGCTCGTGGTGCCGGGGCCGCCGCGCAAAATGTAA
- a CDS encoding DUF4834 family protein, with product MAFTLSLLLFFLLVRFVLPQVLRAVLGSFVRQQVHKAQQGGFYAPPGAGPGGRQAPPQEPATRPGQVRVEYVPPTATGERKHEFRGGEYVDYEEVK from the coding sequence ATGGCTTTCACGCTTTCGCTACTGCTGTTTTTTTTACTTGTACGGTTTGTGCTGCCTCAGGTGCTGCGGGCAGTGCTGGGCAGCTTTGTGCGGCAGCAGGTGCATAAGGCGCAGCAGGGTGGGTTTTATGCGCCGCCCGGCGCTGGCCCGGGTGGCCGCCAGGCACCGCCGCAAGAGCCCGCTACCAGGCCCGGCCAGGTGCGCGTCGAGTACGTGCCGCCCACCGCGACTGGTGAGCGCAAGCACGAATTTCGCGGCGGCGAGTATGTGGATTATGAAGAGGTAAAGTAA
- a CDS encoding regulatory protein RecX, whose protein sequence is MFKNPDKTPKTYTPGEALPKIAAFCAYQERTQKEVADKLKSYGLDEDEAGEIIIRLGREKLLDEERYAQAYARGKHRTNGWGRRRIRLEMKAKGLSDYCIKSGLKELDGEEYYDKLKQLLGQRDAREKEAHPLKRKMKLMAYLTQKGYESDLIQEALGELNIGNN, encoded by the coding sequence ATGTTTAAAAACCCCGATAAGACCCCTAAAACCTACACGCCCGGTGAGGCGCTACCCAAAATTGCAGCTTTTTGTGCCTACCAGGAGCGTACGCAGAAGGAGGTTGCCGACAAGCTCAAAAGCTACGGCCTCGACGAAGACGAAGCCGGCGAGATTATTATTCGCCTTGGCCGCGAGAAGCTGCTCGACGAGGAGCGCTATGCCCAGGCGTACGCCCGCGGCAAGCACCGCACCAACGGCTGGGGGCGTCGCCGCATCAGGCTGGAGATGAAGGCGAAAGGCCTGAGCGACTATTGCATCAAAAGCGGCCTCAAAGAGCTCGATGGCGAGGAGTACTACGACAAGCTCAAGCAGCTGCTTGGCCAGCGCGATGCCCGCGAAAAGGAAGCCCATCCTCTGAAGCGCAAGATGAAGCTCATGGCTTACCTCACGCAAAAAGGCTACGAGTCGGACCTGATTCAGGAAGCGTTAGGCGAGCTTAATATAGGAAATAACTAA
- a CDS encoding GWxTD domain-containing protein, whose amino-acid sequence MKRKAIYDKTGPRFWVALLLAGLTSLAASPHWLATPDFAGLYRPAPDRLRPVVRREGDSLRIFLNRPAPTPGSAATRLRLTSWATYEAKQPLWQEIRAARPYPGSNPAAPVQVLTAAVGAALLPAGTVLQVSLEKPSLTNQPPSPDQDAATTAWLRLTPELLSRPFVLLDSTGLVLDRPYLNAGEGVAVATYGPVQPVRWRRYPTGTPALPPFTDPRSQAAAPRTLGIIDSSAAPVPAGSLLRLPSQGLYALKVGGAGGEPRHTVPLLVVPASFPGQSTAPEVIEPLLYLTTAAERQALLKAADPKRAIDRFWLDAAGGDQVRGREMIRRYYSRVTTANEVFTGHKAGWLTDRGLLYVVLGPPQSVRRLPSGEERWHYDQAGRQGEAVAFTFRPRPSTLAPDNYELVRRPEYEMLWYAAVEQWRTRMTAR is encoded by the coding sequence TTGAAAAGAAAGGCAATTTACGACAAGACCGGGCCCAGGTTCTGGGTGGCGCTGCTACTGGCGGGCCTCACCAGCCTGGCCGCCAGCCCCCATTGGCTGGCTACGCCCGACTTTGCCGGGCTATACCGCCCGGCACCCGACCGGCTGCGGCCCGTAGTGCGCCGCGAGGGCGATAGCCTGCGTATTTTTCTAAACCGCCCAGCCCCCACCCCGGGTTCCGCGGCCACCAGGCTGCGCCTCACTAGCTGGGCCACTTACGAGGCCAAGCAGCCACTGTGGCAGGAAATACGCGCCGCCCGCCCCTACCCCGGCAGCAACCCGGCCGCTCCGGTGCAGGTGCTTACGGCAGCGGTGGGCGCTGCCCTCCTCCCGGCCGGCACCGTGCTGCAAGTAAGCCTCGAGAAGCCCTCGCTCACCAACCAGCCGCCCAGCCCTGACCAGGACGCGGCCACTACCGCCTGGCTACGCCTCACGCCCGAGCTGCTGAGCCGGCCCTTCGTACTGCTCGACTCGACCGGGCTGGTGCTCGACCGGCCTTATCTGAATGCCGGCGAAGGGGTCGCAGTAGCCACGTATGGGCCGGTGCAGCCCGTGCGCTGGCGACGCTACCCCACCGGCACGCCGGCCCTGCCACCCTTTACCGACCCGCGGAGCCAGGCCGCGGCCCCGCGCACGCTGGGTATTATCGATTCGTCGGCGGCACCCGTGCCGGCGGGTAGTCTGCTGCGCCTTCCTTCGCAAGGCTTATACGCGCTGAAAGTTGGTGGCGCGGGCGGCGAGCCCAGGCATACGGTGCCATTGCTGGTAGTGCCAGCCAGCTTTCCCGGCCAAAGTACTGCCCCCGAGGTTATTGAGCCCCTGCTTTATCTTACCACAGCCGCCGAGCGCCAGGCCTTGCTGAAAGCGGCTGACCCCAAGCGGGCAATTGACCGCTTTTGGCTCGACGCAGCGGGCGGCGACCAGGTGCGGGGCCGGGAAATGATACGACGCTACTACAGCCGCGTAACTACTGCTAATGAAGTATTTACCGGGCACAAAGCTGGCTGGCTTACCGACCGGGGCCTGCTCTACGTGGTGCTGGGCCCGCCGCAAAGCGTACGCCGCCTGCCCAGCGGCGAAGAGCGCTGGCACTATGACCAGGCCGGCCGCCAGGGCGAGGCCGTGGCCTTCACCTTCCGGCCCCGCCCTAGTACCTTAGCGCCTGATAACTACGAACTGGTGCGCCGACCCGAGTACGAAATGCTCTGGTATGCGGCCGTAGAACAATGGAGAACAAGGATGACCGCCCGCTAA